The Ignavibacteriales bacterium sequence AACGATCCGAGACATTGCAACATACCAATCGTTATTCTTTCTGCTCATGCATACCAAAAAGATAAAGACAATGCCTATAATGCTGGCGTTGATATATTTATTACCAAACCCGTCCAGGGGAATATTCTCATAGAGAGCCTTAGAAATGTTCTTGAGCAGAAATCTGGAATTATTCTGGACTAATCTTTTTAAATAAATTTCAAATAGAAAATGGGAGTTTGCAATGTTCCGTAAAATATTTTTTATCGCATCTCTATTAACTCTTTTTTTAAGCATCAACATCATCGCACAGGATGAACCGGACTCAACAGAAGGCAGATGGAGCCATGGCAAGTGGAGCGACTGGAAAAATTATGAATGGTTAAGCTGGGAATTTCACGGCAAGCCCTTTATTGAAATTAATTACGGCATTGGAACACCGAAGCATGATAAGCTTGTAAGCAAATTTGCAGATGTGGGTTTGGCGGAAATCAAATTGGGTTATGCAACACAAGATTCTTACTATTCCGATGACATCATCGAATCTCACGATAAGTATTTTTTTATTTCAAAAATTTCTGCGGATCTGAAATCGTCTTCCTTAACTCGAGGCGACATGAAATCCAACTTGTGGAGATTTGGTTTTGCGGATCGGAGCGGATATGGGTATAAGGTAAAAAATGTTTCTATTCTACCATATCATGGAGGCGGATTCATCTGGTCAAAACTTGATATGATCGATTATCCGGCAAACACTTACCTACTTACAATTCCTCCAATTAGTATTGATGACGCAAGAAACGATACTGATATTCTAAACCGCTTTCATGATGCATTCAGATTTGGAACACTCTCTGAAGGAGGAGTGAGAATCGAAGTTGATTCGTTTGCTTCATTGGATTTTGGTTACGAAGCCGTTGTAATTTTTCCTCGATATTTAGTGTGGAAGCATATTGGAAGTTTTATTATTGAGGAAAGTACAATGGGCGTATTAAATCATTTCATTGACGAGGTTGGTGATTCATCTCCGGAAGCGGCACCTATTGTAAATTTTCTATTGAAGAATGGATTATCGTATGCTTTCTATTCTTTGAAAAAAGGAAATATGAATTGGCCTTTTGCTACTGAAGAACCGTTAACTTACGAGACTTTTAAGATCGGATTAACATTTACATTTTGATTTGACTGCTATGCCGTCTCAAGTGAGACGGCATTATTTAAAATGCTTAGAAAGAAAAGATATGCGAATGATACGGTTTGAGTTCTATGTAAAGCCCGGCATGAAATACTTCCTCGGCTGATCGCGTGTAAGTTTGATCGTTCAACAAATCTTTAATAATAAATTCTTCTTGAAACCCTCGCAAATCTAATTTCAATCTGCATGTTGAAACTTTATCGGAATAATTCACAACCACAATTCTCTTTTCAGATTGCAAACTCCATTCCCACGCAAGAATATTTTTAAATGTTGAATTTGTTTCCCATGAGCAAACCGGTTCGAGTAATTTCCATTTCCCATTTTTAAATATTTCATTTGAAGTAATTGTAAGAAGTTTTGAATAAAATTCCGGCATGCCTTCAATTGTTGGTTCATTCGGTTCCCTTCCAAGTTGAACCGGGAGTTTTATTTTTTTCCCTTCAAATTGACCATCGTGATAAAAACGCATTCCCTCAATTGTACTTATTATGACTGCTGCAGCTTTTGATTTTTCTTTCCCAAAAGCCGATATGGCTCTTTCTTCATCGTGATTTTCTATGAACCGCAATGATTTTTTTTGATATTCATGTTCGGCAAGAAAGTGTTCTTTAATTTCTATAGGGCCGGCAGATTTTAAACGGTCGGTTAAATTTTTGTCATACGTGTAATCAAATCCCAGTTGCTGAAGGTCCCATTCTAGATTCCAATAGGTTTCAGCTATAAATATAAAATCAGCCCGTATATTTTTCACTTTAGAAATAGCATCTGCCCAGAATTCGGTATCTGGTTTTTCAGAACCATTCCGTTCAAGCGTACCGCTCCATGTATTTTGAAAAACATTATTATAAACCAACATCGCCATATCGCAGCGTACACCATCACATACTTTTGTTAGTTCGAGCAATGTTTTAGCAAGAAAGTCTCTTGCGTGTTGATCAAAAATATTCACTTGAACAGTATCCTGCCAAGCGGGAAAAAATGGATCTCGTCCATGCGCAAAAAATTTTTGTGTATTGGGAAATGGTTGATAAAATGTATATGGATCGTTTTCATACTGCTCTTGATCAACGGAGAGAAAGATTTCCGGTTGAGTTTTTATTAAAGGGCTTTCCGCGCTGAAATGATTTGGGACAAAATCTAAAATTAATTTCATACCTTTTTTATTAAGCTGGGATTTTAATTCAAGCAAGGACCGTTTGAGCCCAAGAGCCGGGTTAATCTTGTATTCGGCAACAGCAAAAGGAGAACCGATAACATCTTTTCTTTCCCAATCTTTGAGAGCGCGTTTATAACTTTTTACTAGGTAGTCTTCGAAACAATATTTCTCTATGATAGAATCACAAATTTTCCAGACTCCCATAAGCCAGATATAGTTAATTCCTTTTTTACTAAAATCATCCCAATATGAGCTTGGAACATCTGCAAGAGTTAATTTTCCTTTTCCTTGATCGAACCTGTGCAACCAAACACGCGTATTAATTTCGTAAAGAGATGGGTTGTAATTCATTATCAATCAATATTGTTTTTAGGTTTTGATTCCAGCAAAGATTTTTTTTCTTCGTAAAGCTCTTTGTTTCGTTTCATCATTTCCAGATGAAGGCGCTCGTCTTTTGAATCGGTTATGAACTGATTATTTAACTTTACTTGAAGATCAATTTGATAAAGAAGAAAATTTCTGACTGTCTCTTGTGCATGTTCTAAGGTATCTTTTTCGATTTTACCGTTGAACGAAAATTCATCCCATTTTTTACTAATCGTTTCATCCGATAAGGTTAAATCGAAAATAAATTCACGTGAGTTTTCATCCGGAATTTTATCTATTAAGTAAGCCGGAGAAATTCTTTGTTCATCAAAACCGGCATGAACAATCTCGGCAAGTTTTCTTAGTTGATGACTGGAGAAACTTTCCAATGATAAGTTGTCAAGAATATGCGCAATAACTTGCTCATCCCCGCTATAAAGTAAACGAACTAATTCTTTTTCATAAGGATTTTCGTTTTCAGTTTTTGTTGTCAACGCAAATTGTTCGGCTGACTGATGTGCGGCAATTCTTTGCTCAGGACGTACACCTATGGGATTAACTCTTTCTGTTTGCTGATCGAGAAATATATTCAGCTCAGTTTCTATTAACTT is a genomic window containing:
- a CDS encoding alpha-amylase family glycosyl hydrolase, translated to MNYNPSLYEINTRVWLHRFDQGKGKLTLADVPSSYWDDFSKKGINYIWLMGVWKICDSIIEKYCFEDYLVKSYKRALKDWERKDVIGSPFAVAEYKINPALGLKRSLLELKSQLNKKGMKLILDFVPNHFSAESPLIKTQPEIFLSVDQEQYENDPYTFYQPFPNTQKFFAHGRDPFFPAWQDTVQVNIFDQHARDFLAKTLLELTKVCDGVRCDMAMLVYNNVFQNTWSGTLERNGSEKPDTEFWADAISKVKNIRADFIFIAETYWNLEWDLQQLGFDYTYDKNLTDRLKSAGPIEIKEHFLAEHEYQKKSLRFIENHDEERAISAFGKEKSKAAAVIISTIEGMRFYHDGQFEGKKIKLPVQLGREPNEPTIEGMPEFYSKLLTITSNEIFKNGKWKLLEPVCSWETNSTFKNILAWEWSLQSEKRIVVVNYSDKVSTCRLKLDLRGFQEEFIIKDLLNDQTYTRSAEEVFHAGLYIELKPYHSHIFSF